A region of Faecalibacterium taiwanense DNA encodes the following proteins:
- a CDS encoding AAA family ATPase: MSDLLETLQQEGVDPALLEAVQQYRAAHALPDALRPRIPSPAFTYYGKQVWEQALAALLCGENLLLAGGKATGKNVLAENLAAAFGRPAWDISFHVNMDAASLIGMDTFADGQVVFRPGPVYRCAQCGGFGVLDEINMAKNEALAVLHAVLDFRRAIDVPGYDRIPLAEETRFIATMNYGYAGTRELNEALTSRFVVIQMPTITQDDLEKLLRTQFPDLASKYVRQFALLFLDLQKKCDSAEISTKALDLRGMLDALRLIRRGIPAGAALDMGITNKAFDSYEQGLIRDVIAARIPAKLDAAKLFG, translated from the coding sequence ATGTCTGATCTCCTTGAAACTCTGCAGCAGGAAGGGGTAGACCCCGCTCTGCTGGAAGCAGTCCAACAGTACCGCGCTGCCCATGCCCTGCCGGACGCACTGCGCCCGCGCATCCCTTCCCCTGCCTTTACCTACTACGGCAAACAGGTGTGGGAGCAGGCGCTGGCGGCGCTGCTCTGCGGCGAAAACCTGCTGCTGGCAGGCGGAAAAGCCACCGGCAAAAACGTGCTGGCCGAAAACCTTGCCGCCGCCTTTGGCCGTCCCGCATGGGACATCTCCTTCCATGTGAACATGGACGCAGCATCCCTCATCGGCATGGATACTTTTGCGGACGGTCAGGTGGTGTTCCGGCCCGGCCCGGTATACCGCTGCGCCCAGTGCGGCGGCTTTGGTGTGCTGGATGAGATCAACATGGCCAAAAACGAAGCGCTGGCCGTGCTGCACGCGGTGCTGGACTTCCGCCGCGCCATCGATGTACCCGGCTACGACCGCATCCCGCTGGCGGAGGAGACCCGCTTTATTGCCACCATGAACTACGGTTATGCCGGCACCCGTGAGCTGAACGAGGCCCTCACCTCCCGTTTCGTGGTCATCCAGATGCCCACCATTACGCAGGACGATCTGGAGAAGCTGCTGCGGACGCAGTTCCCCGATCTTGCTTCCAAGTATGTGCGCCAGTTTGCACTGCTGTTCCTTGACCTGCAGAAAAAGTGCGACAGTGCGGAAATTTCCACCAAGGCGCTGGATCTGCGCGGTATGCTGGATGCCCTGCGGCTGATCCGGCGCGGCATCCCGGCAGGCGCGGCACTGGATATGGGCATCACCAACAAGGCCTTTGACTCCTACGAGCAGGGCCTGATCCGTGATGTGATCGCAGCGCGCATTCCGGCCAAGCTGGATGCCGCCAAGCTCTTTGGCTGA